AGCAACGCCATACATATAAAAAGGAACGCCGCGCCCCAGCAGGCCCCCCAGCAGGCCCTGGCGGGGAACGATCCGGACAGGGATGGGGACAACGAAAAGTCGGAAGGCGCCGGGACCATCCGCAAAGAGTCCATGAGAGGCGTGGGCAAAGGCTGGAGCTTGAACGTTTCCGCCTAAGGCGCCCCCTGCCGTCTTATTTGCGGCGGAACGGGAAAAAGCCAATGACGGCGTCCCGCTCCGCCATTTTTATATTCCGATTTCCAAGGCTGATTTCCAAGGCTGATTTGACAATTCCGCATTCAATTAATAGAATATTTGCATCATGTTTACAAAGAAACTTACTCCGGCGATTAAACCGTGGCAACTTATCGTCCGCCGCGGAAGCCTGCCGGTGTAACTTTTTTCTTTCAGGCGACCGCGGATGAAGCCGCGGCCGCTCACTTAAGCCCCGGTTTCATCCCTTTAAACTCAAGGAAAGGGACAGGCATGCGCATAGACAGCCACCGGGGAGAAGGCTCCATGACGGGGATACTGATAGTTTTCCTCGCGGCGGCCGGATTTTCAACCAAGGCCATTCTGGTGAAATACTCATACAGGTATGGGGCCGACGCCCTCACCACGCTAGCTTTGCGAATGGCCTTTTCAATCCCGTTCTTCATCGCAATGGCGGTGTGGGGTGAAATGCGTTCCGAAAAGCGCATCTGCGGGAGGGATTTGGCCATCATCGGCGCGCTGGGGATCGTCGGCTACTACCTTTCGTCCTATCTGGACTTTCTGGGGCTTATGTATGTGTCGGCGGGGCTGGAGCGGCTGATACTTTTCATGTGCCCCACCATCGTGGTGGGGATATCCGCCATCTTCATGGGCCGCAGGATAACGGCGCGGGACATTTTTGCGCTGGCGCTATGCTATGCCGGAGTGTTCATGGCGTTTGCCAACGAAGCGGGACTGGACGGGGAACACGTGGCCTTGGGCGCGGCGCTGGTGGCCACGGCAACAGTCACCTATGCTATTTATCTTGTGACAGGCGCCGAGGTGATAAAGCGCGCCGGGGCGATGCGGTTCACCGCGTATGCGATGATCGTATCGGGCATGGCGGTGATGACGCACTTTGTCATGGCGAAGGAAACAGTGGCCGTCCGTGTATCGTCCGAGGTCGCCGGACTGGCCATTGTGATGGCGCTGATCGCAACGGTCATCCCATCGCTGCTGATGTCTGAAGGATTGCGGCGCATCGGGGCCGGCAAGACGGCCATTGTCAGCTCGGCCGGGCCGGTGATCACCATATGGCTTGCTTATATGACGCTCGGCGAGCCTGTGAGCGCCCCCCAGATAGGCGGAACGGC
This region of Nitrospinota bacterium genomic DNA includes:
- a CDS encoding EamA family transporter, with the protein product MRIDSHRGEGSMTGILIVFLAAAGFSTKAILVKYSYRYGADALTTLALRMAFSIPFFIAMAVWGEMRSEKRICGRDLAIIGALGIVGYYLSSYLDFLGLMYVSAGLERLILFMCPTIVVGISAIFMGRRITARDIFALALCYAGVFMAFANEAGLDGEHVALGAALVATATVTYAIYLVTGAEVIKRAGAMRFTAYAMIVSGMAVMTHFVMAKETVAVRVSSEVAGLAIVMALIATVIPSLLMSEGLRRIGAGKTAIVSSAGPVITIWLAYMTLGEPVSAPQIGGTALIIAGALSVGGDPAGGKA